In Deinococcus proteolyticus MRP, a single genomic region encodes these proteins:
- a CDS encoding sulfite oxidase heme-binding subunit YedZ, producing MWAGGLVPLLVLALDAGRGALGANPLERVLEQSGLLALLLLVLSLACTPLRRLTGWTWPARIRRELGLLAFAYGALHLLVYLLDQGGLGGLPADIAERPFITVGAVALALLVPLALTSGKGSVRRLGFGRWQRLHYLVYPAALLAALHFYWGLKGDKSEALMYALALGLLLGWRVWQAAVKRMS from the coding sequence GTGTGGGCGGGGGGCCTCGTTCCGCTGCTGGTGCTGGCGCTGGACGCAGGCCGGGGCGCACTGGGGGCCAATCCGCTGGAGCGCGTGCTGGAGCAGTCGGGTTTGCTGGCCTTGCTGTTGCTGGTGCTGTCGCTGGCCTGCACCCCACTGCGCCGGTTGACGGGCTGGACTTGGCCCGCCCGTATCCGCCGTGAGCTGGGGCTGCTGGCTTTTGCTTATGGGGCGCTGCACCTGCTCGTTTACCTGCTGGACCAGGGCGGGCTGGGCGGCCTCCCCGCTGACATTGCCGAGCGGCCCTTCATCACCGTGGGGGCAGTGGCGCTGGCGCTCCTCGTTCCCCTGGCACTGACCAGTGGCAAGGGCAGCGTGCGCCGCCTGGGCTTCGGGCGCTGGCAGCGGCTGCATTACTTGGTGTATCCAGCAGCGCTGCTGGCGGCCTTGCATTTTTACTGGGGGCTAAAGGGCGACAAGTCCGAGGCGCTGATGTATGCGCTGGCGTTGGGGCTATTGCTGGGGTGGCGGGTGTGGCAGGCCGCTGTAAAGAGAATGTCCTGA
- the msrP gene encoding protein-methionine-sulfoxide reductase catalytic subunit MsrP — protein MPATRREFLRYGAQFVATAAAFGGGLTLLTRRAAPPESPDAPASATSAEAPATDELGGVVTPFALATSYNNFYELGWGKDDPARQAELLRAYIAAQQPWTVTFSGEVERPGTYDLATLLGWGDVQERTYRLRCVEAWSMVIPWRGVPLGDILRRVGYTSAARYVQFTSVFAPDSLPGQRGAVLDWPYVEGLRLDEALHPLTLLATGMYGEPLPAQNGAPLRLVVPWKYGFKSAKSITHITLTREQPPTTWSVAAPQEYGFYANVNPAVDHPRWSQASERRLDGSNSLLSARQATLPFNGYADEVAGLYSGQDLRRDF, from the coding sequence ATGCCCGCCACCCGCCGCGAGTTTCTCAGATATGGCGCACAGTTCGTCGCTACGGCGGCGGCCTTTGGCGGGGGCCTGACCCTGCTGACCCGTCGCGCTGCTCCCCCCGAATCGCCGGATGCCCCAGCCTCCGCCACCTCCGCTGAGGCCCCCGCCACCGACGAGCTGGGCGGGGTGGTCACGCCGTTTGCGCTGGCGACTTCTTACAACAACTTCTACGAACTGGGCTGGGGCAAGGATGACCCGGCGCGGCAGGCCGAGCTGCTGCGGGCCTACATTGCGGCGCAGCAGCCCTGGACGGTGACCTTCAGCGGCGAGGTGGAGCGGCCCGGCACCTATGACCTCGCTACCCTGCTCGGCTGGGGTGACGTGCAGGAACGCACCTACCGCCTGCGCTGCGTGGAAGCCTGGAGCATGGTGATTCCCTGGCGGGGCGTGCCGCTGGGCGACATCCTGCGGCGGGTGGGGTATACCTCGGCGGCGCGGTATGTGCAGTTCACCTCGGTTTTCGCGCCAGACAGTCTGCCTGGGCAGCGCGGCGCAGTGCTGGACTGGCCTTATGTAGAGGGCCTGCGGCTGGATGAAGCCCTGCACCCGCTCACGCTGCTGGCTACGGGGATGTATGGGGAGCCGTTGCCCGCGCAGAACGGCGCACCGCTGCGGCTGGTGGTGCCCTGGAAGTACGGCTTCAAATCGGCCAAAAGTATCACCCACATCACCCTGACCCGCGAGCAGCCCCCGACCACCTGGAGCGTGGCAGCCCCGCAGGAGTACGGCTTTTATGCCAACGTGAACCCCGCGGTGGACCACCCCCGCTGGTCCCAGGCGAGCGAGCGGCGGCTGGACGGGAGCAACTCGCTGCTGTCGGCGCGGCAGGCCACCTTGCCCTTCAACGGCTACGCGGACGAGGTGGCGGGCCTGTACAGCGGCCAGGATTTGCGGAGGGACTTCTGA
- a CDS encoding MarR family winged helix-turn-helix transcriptional regulator: MNRLPPPLLFLMSLWDAWQSLTREGEGLLRGQHGLSLREFIVLSYVGGGDYQPSALAEALGVPRYDISRTLAGLQAAELLSRSPDPADARRSHLQLTEAGEVRRAAAEATVLKFVAGRLQALESSPELPDALSLSRALFSVAGSSESLSPHLPPKENLK, encoded by the coding sequence GTGAACCGCCTTCCTCCACCGCTGCTGTTCCTGATGAGCTTGTGGGACGCCTGGCAGAGCCTCACCCGCGAGGGCGAAGGGCTGCTGCGTGGGCAGCATGGCCTTTCACTGCGTGAATTTATCGTGCTGAGCTACGTGGGCGGCGGCGATTACCAGCCCAGCGCCCTGGCCGAAGCCCTCGGGGTGCCGCGCTACGACATTAGCCGCACGCTGGCAGGGCTGCAGGCGGCGGAATTGCTCAGCCGCAGTCCCGACCCCGCCGACGCCCGCCGCAGCCACCTGCAACTGACCGAGGCAGGCGAAGTGCGCCGCGCCGCCGCCGAGGCCACCGTGCTGAAGTTCGTGGCGGGCCGCTTGCAAGCGCTGGAGTCCAGCCCCGAGTTGCCCGACGCTCTCTCACTCAGCCGCGCCCTGTTCTCAGTGGCGGGCTCATCCGAATCCCTGTCACCCCATCTTCCACCCAAGGAGAACCTCAAATGA
- a CDS encoding cytochrome P450 — MTHDPATPPSGCPFHGGTHSLTRRESLPPERSGPPVQRGADGVYSIGSFELSRQILRSDDVAQAGFMAESARQAGGLLGRPPVLYAEGEHHHEMRRSTARYFTPKHVAEYQPFIAALSDELIGELWQKGELNLDDLSLRLAVQVAAQVIGLTDSALPGMEGRITAFVESGGDGNPAAAGMSAGKGILMQGHTLNFFLLDVKPAIAKRRRQPKDDLISYLIERGYSDLEILTECLTYGTAGMVTTREFISAAAWHLLHNPELRAEYLHSTENDRVAILHEILRLEPVVTQLFRRVLNDIEVGGETIPAGSVVALNVQQANVDETTVGEDAESLCPHRPLPRGVQPPVLSFGDGHHRCPGAFLAIREADVFLRRLLIWNDLELRQAPEVGYNEVVKGYELRGLKVRFGAVG; from the coding sequence ATGACCCACGACCCCGCTACTCCCCCTTCCGGTTGCCCCTTCCACGGCGGCACCCACTCCCTCACCCGCCGCGAGTCGCTGCCGCCGGAGCGCAGCGGGCCGCCCGTTCAGCGCGGCGCAGACGGCGTGTATTCCATCGGTTCATTCGAGCTGTCGCGCCAGATTCTGCGCTCGGATGACGTGGCGCAGGCCGGGTTCATGGCCGAAAGTGCCCGGCAGGCCGGCGGGCTACTGGGCCGCCCGCCCGTGCTGTACGCCGAGGGCGAGCACCACCACGAGATGCGCCGCTCCACCGCCCGCTACTTCACGCCCAAGCACGTGGCCGAGTACCAGCCGTTTATTGCCGCGCTCTCGGACGAGCTGATAGGCGAGCTGTGGCAAAAAGGCGAGCTGAATCTGGACGACCTCAGCCTGCGGCTGGCCGTGCAGGTGGCCGCGCAGGTGATTGGCCTGACCGACTCGGCGCTGCCAGGGATGGAAGGGCGCATCACCGCGTTCGTGGAGTCGGGCGGCGACGGCAACCCAGCCGCAGCAGGCATGAGCGCAGGCAAAGGCATCCTGATGCAGGGCCACACCCTGAACTTTTTCCTGCTGGACGTGAAACCCGCCATCGCCAAACGCCGCCGCCAGCCCAAGGACGACCTGATTTCCTACCTGATTGAGCGCGGCTACAGCGACCTGGAAATTCTGACCGAGTGCCTCACCTACGGCACGGCGGGCATGGTGACCACCCGCGAGTTCATCTCGGCGGCGGCCTGGCACCTGCTGCACAACCCCGAGCTGCGGGCCGAATACCTGCACTCCACCGAAAACGACCGCGTGGCGATTCTGCACGAGATTCTGCGGCTGGAACCGGTCGTCACCCAACTGTTCCGCCGCGTGCTGAACGATATCGAGGTAGGGGGCGAGACCATTCCCGCTGGCTCGGTGGTGGCGCTGAACGTGCAGCAGGCCAACGTGGACGAGACGACGGTGGGCGAGGACGCCGAAAGCCTCTGCCCCCACCGCCCGCTGCCACGCGGCGTGCAGCCCCCGGTGCTGAGCTTTGGCGACGGGCACCACCGCTGCCCCGGGGCCTTCCTGGCAATTCGGGAAGCCGACGTGTTCCTGCGCCGCTTGCTCATCTGGAACGACCTTGAACTGCGGCAGGCCCCCGAAGTCGGCTACAACGAAGTGGTCAAGGGCTACGAGCTGCGCGGGCTCAAGGTGCGCTTCGGCGCAGTCGGTTAG